In Labrys monachus, the genomic stretch TTCCGCTCCGACACGAAATTCGATTCCGGCTGCGGGTGGCCGAGCTATTTCGAGCCGGTTCGCCCTGATGCGGTCGTGGAACTGGAGGACCGGGCCTTCGGCATGCGTCGGATCGAGATCCGCTGTGCCGCCTGCGACGCCCATCTCGGCCATGTCTTTCCTGACGGGCCGAAGCCGACGGGGCTGCGCTACTGCATCAACGGCCACTCGATGACCTTCACGCCCGACGGCGCCGCGTAACCGGCGGCGGGCAAGACCTGCCGGGCGGGACGAGGTCGATCGCCGAAACGGCCGCCCCGCCCGCAGGCCGTGCTTCTGCGGCCCGGCGACGAGCCCGGATCTCCCGGTGCCTCGCCGGGCCTCGCGTCTCCACTCACTCCAGGACCGATTCCGCACCATGCCTTTTCCGACATCGCTCCCCGCTCCCCTCGCCGAAAAGCGGCCGACCCGCCGCGTCGTCCACGGCATTGCGCTGGAGGACGACTATGCCTGGCTGCGGGCCGACAATTGGCAGGAGGTCCTGCGCGACGGCACCACGCTGCCGGACGACATCCGCAAGCATCTGGAAGCGGAAAACCGCTATGCGGAAGCGATGCTGGCGCCGGGAGCGGCGCTGCGCGCCGCTCTGTTCGAGGAACTGAAAGGCCGCATCAAGGCCGACGACGCCTCGGTTCCGGCACCGGACGGGCCCTATGACTATTACTCGCGCTTCCGCGCGGGCGGGCAGCACCGCATCCATTGCCGCCGCCCGCGGGGCGGCGGGGACGACGCGGAGGTCGTCCTGCTCGACGGCGATGCGCTTGCCGAAGGAAAGAGCTTCTTCAGC encodes the following:
- the msrB gene encoding peptide-methionine (R)-S-oxide reductase MsrB, translated to MQDRKITKSDAEWRAQLSPEQYRITREHGTERAFTGPFWNSKDRGTYSCVCCGEDLFRSDTKFDSGCGWPSYFEPVRPDAVVELEDRAFGMRRIEIRCAACDAHLGHVFPDGPKPTGLRYCINGHSMTFTPDGAA